One genomic region from Dehalobacter restrictus DSM 9455 encodes:
- a CDS encoding DDE-type integrase/transposase/recombinase — protein sequence MHEAGEQNHRGRCKAPSSRPKSTHCATEPNRVRSWDITYLPGPVRGIYFYLYLILDIFSRDIVGWEVWIEESAEHASQLIRWAVMAQNITRQEEPLVLHSDNGSPMKGESMLEMLYQLGITSSRSRPRVSRFIKRMPQLPE from the coding sequence ATGCATGAAGCAGGTGAACAGAATCATCGTGGACGTTGTAAGGCACCCTCCAGCAGACCTAAATCCACGCATTGTGCGACCGAACCTAATCGTGTACGGTCTTGGGATATTACATATTTGCCAGGCCCTGTTAGAGGAATCTACTTCTATTTATATCTCATCCTGGACATCTTTAGCCGAGACATTGTCGGATGGGAAGTCTGGATCGAAGAAAGTGCGGAACATGCCAGTCAACTCATTCGGTGGGCAGTCATGGCTCAGAATATAACCCGACAAGAAGAACCTTTGGTCTTGCATTCTGATAATGGTAGCCCGATGAAAGGCGAATCCATGCTGGAAATGCTCTATCAATTGGGTATTACATCGTCTAGGAGTCGCCCGAGGGTTAGTAGATTCATCAAAAGAATGCCTCAGCTGCCAGAATAA
- a CDS encoding glutamine synthetase III — protein MDIFAMNVFNDAVMRERLPKATYKALKKTIEDGKALDPDVAEVVANAMKDWAIEKGATHYTHWFQPMTGLTAEKHDSFISPTADGKVIMEFSGKELIKGEPDASSFPSGGIRATFEARGYTAWDCTSPAFAREEKNGNVTLTIPTVFYSYTGEVLDKKIPLLRSMEALSKQAVRLLKLFGNTTATRVISTVGPEQEYFLIDKSFFDARMDLVLTGRTLFGAPPAKGQEMEDHYFGSIKERIAAFMKELNEELWKLGVLAKTQHNEVAPGQFEIAPIFSTTNVSTDHNQLVMDTLKKVALHHDLVCLLHEKPFAGVNGSGKHNNWSMSTNDGQNLLDPGNTPHDNAQFLTFLCAVIKAVDEYSELLRVSAANPGNDHRLGANEAPPAIISMFLGDMLSDIVEQIQNNGGAVSSKPNGTLTVGVSTLPEIPKDNSDRNRTSPFAFTGNKFEFRMVPSSASIAGPNMVLNTIVAESICQIADKLEKAADFNSELQALLKEILVKHNRIIFNGNNYSEDWVTEAEKRGLPNIKSMVEALEHFIDEKNVNAFEKHGVLSKQEVHSRYEILLEQYSKTINIEAKTMIDMANRLILPAAAKYATDLAGSVQSVKAAVAAADTSAQEEVIKEVSSALGSFKAKTVALEKAVLGAADVEDAHANAVYYRDIVFVAMNELRIYGDKLETLVDAELWPLPTYVEMLFII, from the coding sequence ATGGATATCTTTGCAATGAACGTTTTTAACGACGCCGTCATGAGGGAACGGCTGCCCAAAGCAACTTATAAAGCTTTGAAGAAAACAATTGAGGACGGGAAAGCACTGGATCCCGATGTCGCAGAAGTCGTTGCGAATGCAATGAAAGACTGGGCGATTGAAAAAGGAGCTACCCACTATACCCACTGGTTCCAGCCGATGACAGGACTCACTGCGGAGAAGCATGACTCGTTTATTTCTCCGACTGCCGACGGCAAAGTCATTATGGAATTTTCCGGCAAAGAACTTATCAAAGGCGAACCTGATGCATCTTCTTTCCCAAGCGGCGGCATTAGAGCCACATTTGAGGCCAGAGGCTATACTGCCTGGGACTGCACCTCTCCGGCTTTTGCCAGAGAAGAGAAAAACGGCAACGTCACGCTGACGATTCCCACAGTATTCTATTCGTATACCGGTGAAGTTCTCGACAAAAAAATTCCGCTTTTACGTTCTATGGAAGCACTCTCCAAACAAGCAGTAAGACTGTTAAAATTATTCGGCAATACGACCGCAACCCGTGTCATTTCTACGGTCGGACCCGAGCAGGAATACTTTCTGATTGATAAAAGTTTTTTTGATGCCAGAATGGATTTAGTCCTTACCGGCAGAACACTCTTTGGCGCTCCTCCGGCTAAAGGCCAGGAAATGGAAGACCACTACTTCGGCAGTATTAAAGAGCGCATTGCTGCCTTTATGAAAGAATTGAATGAAGAACTCTGGAAGTTAGGCGTTTTGGCTAAAACGCAGCACAACGAAGTTGCTCCTGGCCAGTTTGAGATTGCCCCGATTTTCTCGACAACCAATGTTTCTACCGACCATAACCAACTGGTCATGGATACTTTGAAAAAGGTTGCCTTGCATCATGATCTGGTCTGCCTGCTTCATGAGAAACCGTTTGCAGGCGTCAATGGTTCCGGAAAACACAATAACTGGTCCATGAGCACCAATGATGGACAGAATCTGCTTGATCCGGGAAACACCCCGCACGATAACGCTCAGTTCTTAACTTTCCTTTGTGCTGTCATTAAAGCTGTGGACGAATACTCCGAACTGCTCAGGGTGTCCGCCGCCAACCCTGGAAACGACCACCGTCTCGGTGCGAATGAGGCTCCCCCGGCGATCATTTCCATGTTCCTCGGCGACATGCTTTCGGATATTGTCGAACAAATCCAAAACAATGGCGGTGCTGTATCATCCAAACCAAACGGCACTTTGACAGTCGGCGTGTCCACGCTTCCGGAAATCCCGAAGGATAACTCAGACCGCAACCGGACTTCACCGTTTGCCTTTACCGGAAATAAATTTGAGTTCCGTATGGTTCCTTCCAGTGCATCCATCGCCGGCCCGAACATGGTCCTGAATACGATTGTCGCTGAAAGTATTTGCCAGATTGCCGATAAGCTTGAAAAGGCTGCCGATTTTAACAGCGAACTGCAGGCCCTCTTGAAAGAAATTCTGGTCAAACACAATCGTATCATCTTCAATGGCAACAACTATTCCGAAGACTGGGTCACTGAAGCAGAAAAACGTGGTCTGCCAAACATCAAATCCATGGTGGAAGCTTTGGAGCACTTCATTGATGAGAAGAATGTCAATGCGTTTGAAAAACACGGTGTATTGAGCAAACAGGAAGTTCATTCCCGTTACGAGATTTTGCTGGAGCAATACAGCAAAACGATCAATATCGAAGCCAAAACGATGATTGATATGGCTAACAGACTTATTCTTCCCGCAGCTGCAAAATATGCAACTGACCTGGCCGGTTCCGTGCAAAGCGTTAAAGCTGCTGTAGCTGCTGCGGATACCTCGGCTCAGGAAGAAGTCATTAAAGAAGTATCTTCGGCTTTAGGTTCCTTTAAAGCCAAAACTGTGGCTTTGGAAAAAGCTGTCTTGGGTGCGGCTGATGTTGAAGATGCCCATGCCAACGCGGTTTACTACCGTGATATCGTCTTTGTCGCAATGAATGAATTGAGGATCTATGGGGATAAGCTTGAAACACTTGTTGACGCGGAGCTTTGGCCGCTGCCAACTTATGTGGAAATGCTATTCATCATTTAA
- a CDS encoding Crp/Fnr family transcriptional regulator has translation MGEDIYTLTKFLNYPWLNTNKKIIDFMQKFNQRITIKKGELFIKYGQELTAVYGVEEGLLGIRFLTLNGKQRTQVIIGPGAATSVIDVVKRITSSPYEAYAYEDTTIIYITKEQALEGIIGDPTLSLAFMESLGDIVFTLLERLESSSSYCPKQRLILFLRNLNDPFQVEENGWYRSKYKFTHQDIADIIGTTREYVTLHLTDLKKKGLIKVMEHYIYFCKDFKTLIRPELYSE, from the coding sequence ATGGGGGAAGATATTTATACTTTGACTAAATTTTTAAATTATCCTTGGCTAAATACAAATAAGAAAATTATCGACTTTATGCAAAAATTCAATCAACGTATAACCATTAAAAAAGGGGAACTATTCATAAAATATGGACAAGAATTAACTGCTGTCTATGGTGTAGAAGAAGGGCTGCTTGGAATTCGTTTCTTAACTCTGAACGGCAAGCAAAGAACTCAAGTAATTATAGGACCTGGAGCAGCAACTAGCGTTATTGATGTTGTTAAGAGAATTACTAGTTCACCTTACGAGGCTTATGCATATGAAGATACAACAATAATTTATATAACTAAAGAACAAGCACTGGAAGGGATAATAGGCGATCCTACGTTATCCTTAGCTTTCATGGAATCCTTAGGTGACATTGTTTTTACATTACTAGAACGCTTGGAAAGTTCGTCTTCTTACTGTCCAAAACAGAGACTAATATTATTTCTTCGCAATCTTAATGACCCATTTCAAGTTGAAGAAAACGGATGGTATCGTTCTAAATATAAATTCACACATCAAGATATTGCAGATATTATTGGTACCACCAGAGAATATGTTACATTACATTTAACTGATTTAAAAAAGAAAGGATTAATTAAAGTGATGGAACACTATATATACTTTTGCAAAGATTTCAAAACCTTAATTCGTCCTGAATTATATTCTGAATAA
- a CDS encoding DUF2179 domain-containing protein: protein MSQVVLFALMIMAINITYVSLTTVRFILVIKGLKEYASILSMVEVLVYIAGLSIILKNLDSYWNIAAYCIGYGIGVYLGSRIEERLALGYMTAEVIVDSLDETLPKLLRKKGFGVTTWTGEGRDGKRLLMLVLAKRNRQKELLNIVNDSCPSAFIFFQEPKNFRGGFWAGRR, encoded by the coding sequence ATGAGCCAAGTAGTCCTGTTTGCTCTGATGATCATGGCTATTAATATTACGTACGTATCACTGACAACGGTACGGTTTATCCTTGTGATCAAGGGCTTAAAGGAGTATGCTTCCATACTGTCCATGGTCGAAGTGCTCGTGTACATTGCCGGATTGTCTATTATTCTGAAAAACCTGGACAGCTACTGGAACATCGCAGCATATTGCATCGGCTATGGTATCGGAGTGTATCTGGGAAGCAGGATCGAGGAAAGACTTGCTCTCGGGTACATGACTGCCGAGGTCATTGTTGATTCGCTCGATGAGACGCTTCCCAAATTATTGCGTAAGAAAGGATTTGGCGTTACGACCTGGACCGGGGAAGGCCGCGACGGGAAACGCCTCCTGATGTTGGTTCTGGCCAAAAGAAATCGGCAAAAAGAACTTTTGAATATTGTTAATGATTCCTGCCCAAGTGCGTTTATATTTTTCCAGGAGCCTAAGAATTTCCGCGGAGGATTTTGGGCCGGCAGGCGATAA